From the Desulfosarcina sp. BuS5 genome, one window contains:
- a CDS encoding glycosyltransferase family 2 protein — protein sequence MSLKITIITPSYNQGGYIEQTIRSVLAQNYENVEHIVIDGGSTDQTVDVLKKYPHVIWISEKDRGQTDALNKGLKIATGDIIGWINSDDFYEKNIFKSVVECFQNPETMWVVGNLTYFFEKSGKLITNKSPVVTFDHLIKSPDIVRQQPTFFRKDLLKRVGGWNPDFFMAMDFDLWIRMAKIFPPKIINEQWAVYRNHAFQKTSHENILRQVREITSILRRESVSTKNIVMINIKKRWFWIKGYIKDFLIDCGMISSQYRNESIRKKF from the coding sequence ATGTCATTAAAAATTACAATTATAACTCCATCATATAATCAAGGGGGTTATATTGAGCAAACGATTCGTTCTGTGTTGGCGCAAAATTATGAAAACGTGGAACATATAGTCATAGATGGCGGTTCTACGGATCAAACGGTTGATGTGCTGAAGAAGTATCCGCATGTTATTTGGATTTCAGAGAAAGACCGAGGCCAGACAGATGCCTTAAATAAAGGCTTGAAAATAGCAACGGGTGATATTATTGGCTGGATAAATTCTGATGATTTTTATGAAAAAAATATATTTAAATCGGTAGTAGAATGTTTCCAGAATCCAGAAACGATGTGGGTTGTTGGAAACCTTACGTATTTTTTCGAAAAATCTGGGAAATTGATAACAAATAAAAGTCCAGTAGTTACGTTTGATCATCTCATAAAAAGTCCAGATATAGTCCGTCAGCAGCCTACATTTTTTCGCAAAGATTTACTAAAACGTGTGGGGGGTTGGAACCCAGATTTTTTCATGGCGATGGATTTTGATCTTTGGATCCGTATGGCTAAAATTTTTCCTCCAAAAATAATTAATGAACAATGGGCTGTCTATAGAAATCACGCGTTTCAAAAAACCTCCCATGAAAACATACTTCGGCAGGTAAGAGAAATAACAAGCATATTAAGACGGGAGTCTGTTTCAACCAAAAACATTGTGATGATTAATATAAAAAAGCGATGGTTCTGGATTAAAGGTTATATTAAAGATTTTTTGATAGATTGTGGTATGATCAGTTCTCAATATCGTAACGAATCAATACGGAAAAAATTCTAA